The following are encoded in a window of Scyliorhinus canicula unplaced genomic scaffold, sScyCan1.1, whole genome shotgun sequence genomic DNA:
- the LOC119961227 gene encoding oocyte zinc finger protein XlCOF6-like — protein sequence MEKPREVEDYGKDSHIPSALETHKPVHTGERPFACSKCGEGDCSPSALKIQQCSHTVERPFICSECGKGFLQSSDLWNHQQVHTRERPYTCSECGKGFTQSSHLLTHQQVHTGAKPFTCTKCGKQFNHSSDLLNHQQVHTGERPFTCSECGKGFTQSSHLLIHQRVHTRERLFNCSECGKCFIQSSHLVTHQGVHSSERPFTCSECGKRFIQLSHLVTHQAVHTRDRPFTCSECGKRFIQSSHLASHQGVHSRERPFTCSECGKRFIQSSHLASHQEVHTRERTFTCPECGRGFIQLSDLQNHQQVHTGERPFSCSECGKGFTRSANLQAHQHVHTRERPFTCSDCGKGFALSSDLQSHQQVHTGERPFTCSECGKGFIQSSHLQTHQKVHKDSQRDLLSHPTLSSSLNMEGKSTDHTGEKPYTCSVCGQGFSQSSGLRRHKHIHTGKKRWKCGDCEEAFRSPSELKIHRCTHTGERPFTCSTCGKGFTQSSNLLAHQRIHTGDKPFNCSECGREFAHLSSLLRHQRVHTGERPFTCSTCGKGFNDLSNLLKHQRVHTWEKTFTCAECGKGFTDSSNLLRHQQVHTDKRPFKCQNCGKGFKGSGELMSHQRVHTDERPFKCPDCGKCYKRTWDLVFHQRIHTDERPFRCSHCGNGFRRSSELTMHQRVHTGERPFTCSKCGKGFIRISNLLRHKQVHE from the exons atggagaaaccacGGGAAGTTGAGGACTATGGGAAGGATAGCCATATCCCGTCTGCACTGGAAACCCATAAacctgttcacactggggagagaccattcgcctgctccaagtgtggggaaGGAGACTGCTCCCCATCTGCCCTCAAGATTCAGCAATGCAGTCACACTGTGgaaaggccgttcatctgctccgagtgtgggaagggatttctccaatcatctgacctgtggaatcaccagcaagttcacacgaGGGAGAGGCCgtacacctgctctgagtgtgggaagggattcactcagtcatcccacctgctgacacaccagcaagttcacaccggggcgaagccgttcacctgcaccAAGTGTGGGAAACAATTCAATCATTCATCTGACCTTCTGAatcaccaacaagttcacactggggagcgaccgttcacctgctccgagtgtggaaagggtttcactcagtcatcccacctgctgatacaccagcgagtccacacaAGGGAGAGACTGTTCAACTGCTCCGAATGTGGGAAGTGTTTTATTCAATCCTCACACCTAGTGACACATCAGGGGGTTCACAGCagcgagaggccattcacctgctccgagtgtgggaagcgGTTTATTCAATTATCGCACCTAGTGACACACCAGGCAGTCCACACAAGGGACAGGCCATTCacatgctccgagtgtgggaaacgTTTTATTCAATCATCTCATCTAGCATCACATCAGGGGGTTCACagcagggagaggccattcacctgctccgagtgtgggaaacgTTTTATTCAATCATCTCATCTAGCATCACACCAGGaggttcacaccagggagaggacattcacctgccctgagtgtgggaggggattcattcagttatcgGACCTGCAGaatcaccagcaagttcacactggggagaggccattctcctgctctgaatgtgggaagggattcactcgttcAGCCAACCTGCAAGCACACCAACAcgttcacaccagggagagaccattcacctgctctgattgtgggaagggattcgctcttTCATCCGATCTGCAGagtcaccagcaagttcacaccggggagaggccgttcacctgctctgagtgtgggaagggattcattcagtcatcccacctacAGACACACCAGAAAGTTCACAAAGATTCACagagggatttactcagtcatcccacct TATCATCGAGTTTGAACATGGAAGGGAAAAGCACCGATcatactggggagaaaccgtacacgtgttctgtgtgtggacaaggCTTCAGTCAATCGTCAGGCTTGAGGAGacacaaacacattcacactgggaagaaacggtggaaatgtggggactgcgaGGAGGCATTTCGTTCCCCGTCTGAGCTGAAAATTCATCGATgcactcacaccggggagagaccattcacctgctccacatgtggtaagggattcactcagtcatccaacctgctggcacaccagagaattcacactggggataaACCATTcaactgctccgagtgtgggagggAATTCGCTCATTTATCTagcctgctgagacatcagcgagttcacactggggagaggccattcacctgctccacatgtgggaaaggattcaatgATTTATCCAACCTATTGAAacaccaacgggttcacactTGGGAGAAGACATTCACCTGCGCCGAGTGTGGAAAAGGATTCACTGATTCATCCAACCtgttgagacaccaacaagttcacacagacaagagaccatttaaatgtcagAACTGTGGGAAGGGCTTTAaaggttctggggaactgatgtcccatcagcgagttcacactgatgagagaccttttaaatgtccagactgcgggaagtgctacaAAAGGACCTGGGATCTGGTATTCCATCAACGTATTCatactgacgagagaccgttcaggtgctctcactgcgggaatgggttcagacgatcatctgAACTCACTatgcatcagcgagttcacactggggagaggccattcacctgctctaaatgtgggaagggattcattcggaTATCCAACTTGCTGAGACACAAGCAAGTTCACGAGTAA
- the LOC119961229 gene encoding zinc finger protein 501-like has protein sequence MEEKSPVHSGEKLYTCCVCGRGFNQSPDLLKHKCNHGGEKPWKCGDCGKRFNHPSELETHRRSHTGERPFTCPECGKGFIQSSHLLRHQRVHTDERPFQCPDCRKCCKSFSDLMSHQRVHTDERPFKCPACGKCYKSSGELMRHQRVHTEEKPFKCLDCQKSYKSSGELMSHQRVHTDERPFKCPDCGKCYKSSGELMHHKRVHTDEKPFRCSHCGTGFRKSSGLTEHQRIHTGERPFTCTECGKRFTQSSTLRRHQLVHTEERPFKCPDCGKCYKSSGELMLHQRVHTDERPFRCSHCEIGFKQSSQLSKHQRVHTGARPFTCTACGKGFTQSSSLLTHQQVHSEETFKCLVCRKGYKHPGDIPPHDIQAGSHRAETIHLHHVWEGIHSIIQPAETPLSSQVTSGVGFCCQPPVMNIRLSTELGLE, from the coding sequence ATGGAAGAAAAAAGCCCCGTTCACAGCGGAGAGAAACTGTAcacatgttgtgtgtgtggacgaggctttaACCAATCACCTGACCTGTTGAAACATAAATGCAATCACGGCGgagagaaaccgtggaaatgtggagactgtgggaagagattcaatcACCCATCTGagttggaaactcatcgacgcagtcacaccggagagaggccgttcacctgtcctgagtgtgggaagggattcattcagtcatcccacctgctgagacaccagcgagttcacactgacgagagacctttTCAATGCCCAGACTGCAGGAAGTGCTGTAAAAGCTTTAGTGAtctgatgtcccatcaacgtgttcacactgacgagagaccttttaaatgtccagcCTGTGGGaaatgctataaaagttctggggaactgatgcgtcatcaacgtgttcacaccgaGGAGAAACCGTTTAAATGCTTGGACTGCCAGAAGAGTTATAAAAGTTCTGGAGAATTGATGtctcatcaacgtgttcacactgacgagagacctttcaaatgtccagactgtgggaagtgctacaaaagttctggggaactgatgcacCATAAACGTGTTCATACTGACGagaaaccgttcaggtgctctcactgtgggactgggttcaggaaatCATCTGgcctcactgaacaccagcgaattcacactggagagaggccgttcacttgcacggagtgtgggaagagattcactcagtcatccaccctgcggagacaccagctggTTCATACTgaggagagaccttttaaatgcccagactgtgggaaatgctataaaagttctggggaactgatgctccatcaacgtgttcacactgatgagagaccattcaGATGCTCTCACTGCGAGATTGGGTTCAAACAATCATCTCAACTCTCTaaacaccagcgcgttcacactggggcgaggccattcacctgcactgcgtgtgggaagggattcactcagtcatcgagtctgctgacacaccagcaggttcacagtgAGGAAACGTTTAAATGCCTAGTCTGCAGGAAGGGATATAAACACCCTGGGGACATCCCACCTCATGACATACAAGCAGGTTCACACAGGGCAGAGACCATTCACTTGCACCATgtatgggaagggattcactcaatcatccaacCGGCTGAGACACCACTGAGTTCACAAGTGACTTCAGGAGTTGGATTTTGCTGTCAGCCACCTGTGATGAATATCAGACTGTCCACAGAACTTGGTTTAGAATAA